The DNA region ACCGGGGCCGCCATCCTGCTCGCCGGCTTCGGCCTGCTGATGCTCTGGCCGGCGCCGTTCGAATGGCTGGCGATCCGCCTCACCGGCGCCGCGGGCGGGGCCGGCAGCGCCGCGCCGTCGCAAAGCCTGTTCGGCGGCTTCGTGCTCGGCAGCACGCTCGGCCTGGTCTGGACGCCTTGCGCGGGTCCCGTGCTCGGCTCGATCCTGACCATCGTCGCGACCTCGAAGGATACCGCATGGGCGAGCCTGCAGCTCGTCATCTACGCGATCGGCGCCGCGATCCCGATGCTCGCGATCGCCTATGGCGGCCAGGCCGTCACCACTCGCGTCCGCAGCATCGCGCGTTTCGCGCCACGCCTGCAGCAGGGCTTCGGCGTCGTGATCATCGCCTTCGCGGCGCTGTCCTATCTGCAATACGACACGCTGATCGTGGCGTGGCTGACCCAATTCTATCCCAACGGCCAGATCGGCCTGTGAGCCCCTCGCAAGGAGGTATCGATGTCCAAACGCCTGTTCGCCGTATCCGCCCTCGTCGCCGCTCTCGGCATCGGCGGCGCCGTTATCCCGGGTCTTTGCTCGGAGGCCGATGCGCCGGCGCGGCCGGTGACCTTTGCCGCGGCGGCCACGGCCGGGCAAAGCCAGACCGCGCCCGATTTCGTCGGCATCAGCAACTGGTTCAACTCGCAGCCGCTGAAGCTTGCCGATCTGCGCGGCAAGGTCGTGGTGGTCGATTTCTGGACCTATGGCTGCGTCAACTGCGTCAACACGCTGCCGCATGTCACCGAACTTTACTCAAAGTATCGGGATCGCGGCCTCGTCGTGATCGGCGTGCACACGCCGGAATTCCCGTTCGAGCACTCCGCCTCCAACGTCCAGGCGGCGCTGAAGCGCCACGGCATCCTCTATCCGGTGGCGCAGGACAACAGCTCCAAAACCTGGGACGCTTACCGCAACCAGTATTGGCCGGCACAATACATCATCGACCAGAACGGCAAGATCGTCTTTCAGCATGCCGGCGAAGGCCAGTATGACGAGATCGACCGCACCGTCGCACGGCTGCTGAACGCCAACAGTTGATTTGGACAATCCGCCCCGTATTGTCGTCATCCCCGGCGTGGTAGGCTCCGCGCCGGGTCGACAACAGATGGTGCGTGATGTTCGGAGGCTGGGATGCCGTCGCGCTCGCCCGGGCGCAGTTCGCTTTCACGATGTCGTTTCACATCGTGTTTCCCGCATTCTCGATCGGGCTTGCGAGTTTTCTCGCGGTGCTCGAAGCGCTGTGGCTGATCACCAAGCGCGAAGTCTTCATCAGCCTGTTCCAATACTGGCTGAAGATCTTTGCGGTCGCCTTCGGCATGGGCGTGGTGTCGGGCATCGTGATGTCCTACCAGTTCGGCACCAACTGGGCGGCCTTCGCCGACAAGACCGGGCCGGTGATCGGCCCTCTGATGGCCTATGAGGTCTTGACCGCGTTCTTCCTCGAGGCCGGCTTCCTCGGGGTGATGCTGTTCGGGCTGGAGCGCGTCGGTCCCAGGCTGCATTTCGTCGCGACATTGATGGTCGCGACCGGCACGCTGATCTCGGCGTTCTGGATCCTGTCGGCCAATTCATGGATGCAGACGCCGACGGGCTATGCCGTGAATGCCGACGGGCAGTTCGTCGCCGCCGACTGGCTGAAGCTGATCTTCAATCCGTCCTTCCCTTACCGACTCGTGCACATGGTGCTGGCGGCCTATCTCACGACGTCGCTGGTCGTCGGCGCAGTCGGTGCCTGGCATCTCCTGCGTGATCCGCACCTCGCCGGTCCCCGCGTGATGTTCTCGATGGCGATGTGGATGGCC from Bradyrhizobium genosp. L includes:
- a CDS encoding cytochrome c biogenesis CcdA family protein; this encodes MLSLALALLAGVATVAAPCTLPMLPILLGASIGQTRKARPAMIALGFVMSFSVVALLLSAITRAFDFDPNLLRTGAAILLAGFGLLMLWPAPFEWLAIRLTGAAGGAGSAAPSQSLFGGFVLGSTLGLVWTPCAGPVLGSILTIVATSKDTAWASLQLVIYAIGAAIPMLAIAYGGQAVTTRVRSIARFAPRLQQGFGVVIIAFAALSYLQYDTLIVAWLTQFYPNGQIGL
- a CDS encoding thioredoxin family protein; its protein translation is MSKRLFAVSALVAALGIGGAVIPGLCSEADAPARPVTFAAAATAGQSQTAPDFVGISNWFNSQPLKLADLRGKVVVVDFWTYGCVNCVNTLPHVTELYSKYRDRGLVVIGVHTPEFPFEHSASNVQAALKRHGILYPVAQDNSSKTWDAYRNQYWPAQYIIDQNGKIVFQHAGEGQYDEIDRTVARLLNANS